Proteins found in one Serratia plymuthica genomic segment:
- a CDS encoding response regulator transcription factor: MMLPQRIAIVDDERSVRSGLINLLQSDGYTTCAFESAEAFLNEKSALSDASLVIIDIKLKGMGGFEFYETIKTYATPPPVIFISGHGDENMQRLALKLGAVAFLRKPIDIDALLGLIRHALRGDKHA; this comes from the coding sequence ATGATGCTGCCGCAGCGCATTGCCATTGTCGATGATGAGCGTTCTGTTCGCAGCGGGTTAATCAACCTGTTGCAGTCGGATGGTTACACGACATGCGCCTTTGAATCCGCAGAGGCGTTTTTAAACGAAAAGAGCGCGCTGTCAGACGCTTCATTGGTCATTATCGACATCAAGCTAAAAGGAATGGGTGGCTTCGAGTTTTATGAAACAATAAAGACTTACGCAACGCCGCCGCCGGTGATATTTATATCCGGCCACGGTGATGAAAATATGCAACGGCTAGCCCTTAAACTCGGCGCCGTTGCTTTTTTGCGTAAGCCTATCGATATCGACGCGCTCCTGGGCCTGATCCGACACGCATTGAGAGGCGATAAACACGCCTGA
- a CDS encoding hydrolase: MTTSKLEVLTPANCQMIFIDHQPQMAFGVQSIDRQVLKNNTVALAKAAKVFNIPTLITTVETESFSGNTYPELLDVFPGKDILERTSMNSWDDQKVRDALAANGKKKVVVAGLWTEVCNNSFALCAMLEGDYEIYMVADASGGTSKEAHDYAMQRMIQAGVIPVTWQQVMLEWQRDWAHKETYNAVMDIVKEHSGAYGMGVDYAYTMVHKAPSRQKSEHRTLPPVAAR, translated from the coding sequence ATGACAACCTCTAAGCTTGAAGTCCTGACGCCTGCCAACTGCCAGATGATTTTTATCGACCACCAGCCTCAGATGGCTTTTGGCGTGCAATCGATTGACCGCCAGGTGCTGAAAAACAACACCGTTGCCCTGGCGAAAGCCGCGAAGGTATTCAACATTCCAACCCTCATTACAACCGTTGAAACCGAGAGCTTCTCAGGGAATACCTATCCGGAACTGCTGGACGTGTTCCCTGGCAAAGACATCCTCGAGCGCACCTCGATGAACTCGTGGGACGATCAGAAAGTGCGCGACGCGCTGGCCGCCAACGGCAAGAAAAAAGTGGTGGTTGCCGGCCTGTGGACCGAAGTCTGCAACAACAGCTTCGCCCTGTGCGCCATGCTGGAAGGCGACTATGAAATCTATATGGTGGCTGATGCGTCCGGCGGCACCTCTAAAGAAGCGCACGATTATGCCATGCAGCGCATGATTCAGGCTGGCGTGATCCCGGTAACCTGGCAGCAGGTGATGCTGGAATGGCAACGTGACTGGGCGCACAAAGAGACCTACAACGCGGTGATGGATATCGTGAAAGAACATTCGGGCGCTTACGGCATGGGCGTGGATTATGCCTATACCATGGTGCACAAAGCGCCTTCACGTCAGAAGAGCGAGCACCGCACTCTGCCACCGGTCGCCGCCCGCTAA
- a CDS encoding DUF1427 family protein, protein MKAWLVSLAIGLLAGIIYAALNIHSPAPPVIALLGLLGMLIGEQIIPVTRRLINRQPLTLAWFRHECVPKICGTPPAKTQTTTEDPPL, encoded by the coding sequence ATGAAAGCCTGGCTCGTTTCGTTGGCCATCGGCCTTCTGGCCGGTATTATCTATGCTGCGTTGAATATTCATTCACCGGCCCCACCGGTTATTGCCCTGCTGGGGCTGTTGGGGATGCTGATCGGCGAACAGATTATCCCGGTCACCCGGCGGCTGATAAACCGGCAACCGCTGACGCTGGCGTGGTTTCGCCACGAATGCGTCCCCAAAATCTGCGGAACTCCGCCGGCCAAAACCCAGACGACTACAGAGGACCCTCCGCTTTAG
- a CDS encoding ATP-binding sensor histidine kinase, whose product MNDPLIPPDRAALPDFQDGQFFAFKDDVIFTPLVHEGCIVWMNGRHPFSSGAFILATAVSDEAEADATRLLKNEFLLRPYLSDAWAVKPAACTQYRGRYALVYPSFAFEPLARITGQPMACIASFLELAIRICAPLRQMHRHNLIHGDIKPGNIFIQGDTSCRLAGFGLTTGTAEELTHTRLPFFGGTLAYMSPEHTSRTQRAVDSRSDLYSLGIVFYELLTGSLPFDLSEGGQAEWAHHHIASEPRPPHLLRERIPAMLSTLVLRLLAKSPDNRYQTVDGLVADLRRCQATLTDGNDIMPFPPGLQDRAPEFHLADTLYTLHPQGRELIAAFDKVNQSGTHALAVISGPSGIGKSSLIASALKELKNRRTLLAVGKVDQFSSSLPYGVLTSAFRALTLKLLGLPAEDVALWKTRLARTLDGYEGLAINLVPELGLLLERKSRQPPDSLSTDARARFNLMIVSLVNTFATPGCPLVLLIDDIHWIDAASLQVLEYLLKNSDALPLLLVVALRDPSSTDNLSVSEALGRLRDAAQRKIDIIPAPLSVKAVARWLADVFQRRSTDTLDLARLIHEKTGGNPLFVHEFFKRIVDDGLVTHNKHQGKWYYDVPTIQARHYTENVVGLVLQQLEKMPEETRKLLGSLACLGSSGELGTVSRVLNLSDTDIRYQLHPAVTAQLITLSADTYTFPHDRVQEAAFALLDAGDRGHLHLTTASLLAEASRQAAGNEMLFRAIHHVSAAIDCVQPPPQRKMFRELSMLAARRAKRSGDYLSAQRYLQTARALGGPAPDNASDFALELEEAECALLLGNLVTARHLSDKLLASPGGLTEKISAANLLAEVHMRQSDNPLALETALCWLTVSGITLNRHPDDAECEATWKMLHARIGESPAAIFNQLPLMTNPETEAAMSLLARAGLSASFISPRLHFMLLCQMLHLTLEHGITGASTSAMGWFGVLIGHRYAEYRLGFKYAELARELVARHGYSVYEARTLLPLDQLSVWTQPLSYTTECAKACFTAAVTHGDLTVASFAACHQIINFLSRGDHLDNVLTSIERGLAFVRKSHFPDVERIMLIQRHYVEHLRTVSPGYWGGIDALPDSLLPTAPEQAPQQMSTMMFWFWLYRGMTYFVAGEYPQAEESLAQAEFFAWSAPGHIHLLDLHLYSALALTAQLTPETFSVEHRRRLQKHYDKIALWARINPGTFADKEALVYAEIVRLDGMNSIALEQYEKAVRLSRDSGFNPSNALAHELAGRFALSCGYHTAADAHFRGAMAAWGRTGAQAKVNQLKQAYPHLAPPGQATPYDTIAFAQNEEIRDLQSVIKASRALSEEINLERLIQILMTMLLERAGAQRGLLIRVLDNNIPEIEASAYTGSDGVRVRIIKDMPMATDMPLSILSAVIRTGQEIRTGKPEEFTPFSQDPYLVTSGAAVLCVPMFKQARLVGVLYLENRLMPEIFTAEHSKVVNLLGAHAAVSLETARLYAELLEENIQRRRVEKELRASQTSLMLGEQISHTGSWRWELAQDLMFMSEEYARILGLPEKQKMISMAEFLTFVHPDDYARVSTAVTDGVRDGLPLRAEFRIMSADGVCRYILGIGNPVGVGTEVYEYYGTITDITAQRQTEDAVRVAQAELARVSRATTVGQLTSSIAHEINQPLMSIVSNAGASLRWLNHDPVRHDNIRTGLEEIIAEGQRAGEIIRSLQTLTRKQEPVFSRIDLHYLVRHIMTLSRSEIEQRRVAVEYELKAADSFIFGDSVQIQQVLINLVMNAIEALSEVSDRARTLRITTLNPDDGRVELRIMDNGIGLDPDVMGRVFDSFYTTKAQGMGMGLTISLAIIERHRGVLKAQAVEPYGSCFCFVVPTAGHEGAIKPQ is encoded by the coding sequence ATGAATGACCCGCTGATACCGCCAGACCGGGCTGCCCTTCCTGATTTTCAGGATGGGCAGTTTTTTGCATTTAAGGATGATGTCATTTTTACCCCCTTGGTTCATGAGGGCTGCATCGTCTGGATGAACGGACGGCACCCTTTTTCGAGCGGGGCTTTCATCCTCGCCACGGCGGTCAGCGATGAGGCGGAAGCGGACGCCACCCGGCTGCTGAAGAACGAATTCCTGCTGCGCCCCTACCTGTCCGACGCCTGGGCTGTGAAACCCGCTGCCTGCACGCAGTATCGTGGCCGATATGCGCTGGTCTATCCGTCTTTTGCCTTTGAACCCCTGGCCCGTATAACGGGGCAGCCGATGGCCTGCATTGCCAGTTTCCTGGAGCTTGCCATCCGGATATGTGCCCCGCTGCGCCAGATGCACAGGCATAACCTGATCCACGGCGATATCAAGCCGGGTAACATTTTTATCCAGGGCGACACCTCATGCCGCCTTGCCGGGTTTGGTCTGACGACGGGCACTGCGGAAGAGTTAACACATACCCGTCTGCCGTTTTTTGGCGGCACGCTCGCCTATATGTCACCCGAACACACCTCGCGCACGCAAAGAGCGGTGGACAGCCGCAGCGATCTCTATAGCCTTGGCATCGTTTTTTATGAGCTGCTGACCGGCTCTTTGCCCTTCGACCTCAGCGAAGGCGGCCAGGCGGAGTGGGCGCATCACCATATCGCTTCAGAGCCTCGTCCGCCTCATTTGCTGCGCGAACGGATACCGGCCATGCTTTCAACGCTGGTGCTGCGGTTGTTGGCCAAGTCGCCCGATAACCGTTACCAGACGGTCGACGGGCTGGTCGCTGACCTGCGCCGCTGCCAGGCCACCTTGACCGATGGCAATGACATCATGCCCTTTCCTCCCGGGTTGCAGGATCGCGCACCTGAGTTTCATCTCGCCGATACGCTGTACACCCTCCATCCACAGGGCCGCGAGCTTATCGCCGCGTTCGACAAGGTTAATCAGAGCGGAACCCACGCGCTGGCAGTCATCAGCGGGCCTTCAGGCATCGGTAAATCCTCGCTGATCGCCTCAGCGTTAAAAGAGCTGAAAAACCGGCGCACGCTGCTTGCCGTGGGTAAAGTCGACCAGTTCTCATCGTCGCTGCCTTATGGCGTGCTGACCTCCGCCTTCCGGGCACTGACCCTGAAACTGCTGGGGTTGCCGGCAGAAGATGTCGCGCTCTGGAAAACCCGCCTGGCACGCACGCTGGACGGCTACGAGGGACTTGCCATCAACCTGGTGCCGGAGCTGGGTCTGTTGCTGGAGAGAAAATCCCGGCAGCCCCCCGACTCGTTGTCGACCGATGCCCGGGCTCGCTTTAATCTTATGATAGTCAGCCTGGTCAATACGTTTGCCACCCCCGGCTGTCCGCTGGTGTTGCTGATTGACGATATTCACTGGATCGATGCCGCCAGCTTGCAGGTGCTGGAATATCTGCTTAAAAACAGCGATGCGCTGCCGTTGCTGTTGGTGGTTGCCCTGCGCGATCCCTCTTCAACGGACAACCTTTCCGTGTCTGAGGCGCTGGGCCGGCTTCGCGATGCGGCTCAACGCAAAATAGACATCATACCGGCGCCGCTCTCGGTTAAAGCCGTCGCGCGCTGGCTGGCCGACGTCTTCCAGCGGCGCTCGACCGACACCCTCGATCTGGCTCGTTTGATACATGAAAAAACCGGCGGCAACCCGCTGTTCGTGCATGAGTTTTTCAAACGCATCGTCGATGACGGCCTGGTGACGCACAACAAGCATCAAGGCAAGTGGTATTACGACGTGCCGACCATTCAGGCGCGTCATTACACCGAAAACGTCGTCGGCCTGGTATTGCAGCAACTGGAGAAAATGCCGGAGGAAACCCGCAAGCTGTTAGGCAGCCTGGCCTGCCTGGGTAGCAGCGGTGAGCTTGGCACCGTTAGCCGCGTCCTGAACCTCTCCGATACGGATATCCGCTATCAACTGCACCCTGCGGTTACCGCTCAGTTGATTACCCTGTCTGCCGACACCTACACGTTCCCCCACGATCGCGTGCAGGAAGCGGCCTTCGCCCTGTTGGATGCCGGCGATCGGGGGCATCTGCACCTCACGACGGCCAGCCTGCTGGCCGAAGCGTCGCGCCAGGCGGCTGGCAATGAGATGCTGTTCCGCGCCATTCACCATGTGTCTGCAGCCATTGACTGCGTGCAGCCGCCCCCACAGCGCAAAATGTTCCGCGAATTGAGCATGTTGGCGGCCCGCCGCGCGAAGCGTTCCGGGGACTACCTCTCGGCACAGCGATATCTGCAGACCGCCCGCGCGCTCGGAGGCCCTGCGCCTGATAATGCGTCCGATTTCGCGCTGGAGCTGGAGGAGGCCGAATGCGCGCTTTTACTGGGTAACCTGGTCACGGCGCGGCATTTGAGCGACAAGTTGCTGGCTTCGCCTGGCGGGTTGACGGAAAAAATCTCCGCCGCCAATTTGCTGGCGGAAGTGCATATGCGCCAGTCGGATAACCCGCTGGCGCTGGAGACCGCCTTATGCTGGCTGACGGTATCCGGCATTACGCTTAACCGACACCCCGACGATGCGGAATGCGAGGCGACCTGGAAAATGCTCCACGCCCGTATCGGTGAGAGCCCGGCCGCTATTTTCAATCAATTGCCGCTCATGACCAATCCCGAAACGGAAGCCGCGATGAGTTTGCTGGCCCGTGCCGGCCTGTCCGCCAGCTTCATCAGCCCACGCCTGCACTTCATGTTGCTTTGCCAGATGCTGCATCTGACGCTGGAACACGGCATTACCGGTGCCTCAACGTCGGCGATGGGCTGGTTTGGCGTGCTGATTGGCCACCGCTATGCCGAATATCGGTTGGGCTTCAAATACGCGGAGCTGGCCCGTGAACTCGTGGCGCGCCACGGTTACAGCGTTTACGAAGCGAGAACGCTGCTGCCGCTCGATCAGTTGAGCGTCTGGACCCAGCCGCTCTCCTACACCACCGAATGCGCCAAAGCCTGCTTCACGGCGGCGGTGACGCACGGCGATCTGACCGTCGCCTCTTTTGCCGCCTGTCATCAGATCATTAACTTTTTAAGCCGCGGCGATCATCTCGATAACGTGCTGACCAGCATCGAACGGGGGCTGGCCTTCGTGCGGAAATCCCATTTCCCCGACGTTGAGCGCATTATGTTGATCCAGCGGCATTATGTTGAACACTTGCGCACCGTATCTCCCGGATATTGGGGCGGCATCGATGCGCTGCCCGACTCGCTGCTGCCAACCGCGCCGGAACAGGCGCCGCAGCAAATGTCCACCATGATGTTCTGGTTCTGGCTGTATCGGGGCATGACGTATTTTGTCGCCGGCGAATACCCGCAGGCGGAAGAGTCGCTGGCGCAGGCTGAATTCTTTGCCTGGTCTGCGCCGGGGCATATCCACCTGCTGGATTTACATCTGTACAGCGCGCTGGCGTTAACCGCTCAACTGACGCCGGAGACCTTCTCCGTCGAGCACCGGCGCAGGCTGCAAAAGCACTACGACAAGATCGCGCTTTGGGCGCGCATTAATCCAGGCACATTCGCCGACAAAGAGGCCCTGGTGTATGCGGAGATTGTCCGCCTGGACGGCATGAACAGCATTGCGCTCGAGCAGTATGAAAAAGCGGTAAGGCTCTCGCGGGACTCGGGGTTCAATCCCAGCAATGCGCTGGCTCATGAACTTGCGGGACGCTTCGCGCTCAGTTGCGGCTATCATACGGCCGCAGACGCCCACTTTAGGGGGGCAATGGCGGCATGGGGGCGCACAGGTGCGCAGGCCAAGGTGAATCAGCTGAAACAGGCTTATCCCCATCTGGCGCCCCCTGGCCAGGCAACGCCTTATGACACCATCGCCTTTGCCCAGAATGAAGAAATCCGCGATCTGCAAAGTGTCATCAAAGCCTCGCGCGCACTGTCTGAAGAGATCAATCTGGAACGGCTGATTCAGATACTGATGACCATGCTGCTGGAACGTGCCGGCGCCCAGCGCGGCCTGTTGATCCGCGTATTGGATAACAATATTCCTGAAATAGAGGCGAGCGCCTATACCGGCAGCGACGGCGTCAGGGTACGGATTATAAAAGATATGCCGATGGCCACCGATATGCCGCTGTCGATACTGTCGGCCGTGATCCGTACCGGGCAAGAGATACGCACCGGAAAACCGGAAGAGTTCACTCCCTTCTCGCAGGATCCTTACCTCGTGACTTCCGGCGCCGCCGTCTTGTGCGTGCCGATGTTCAAGCAGGCGCGGCTGGTCGGCGTGTTGTACCTCGAAAACCGCTTAATGCCTGAAATCTTCACCGCCGAGCATTCGAAAGTGGTTAACCTGCTCGGCGCGCATGCCGCCGTCTCGCTCGAAACCGCAAGGCTGTATGCCGAATTGCTTGAGGAGAACATTCAGCGCAGGCGGGTGGAGAAAGAGCTCAGAGCAAGCCAGACCTCGTTGATGCTGGGCGAGCAGATCAGTCATACCGGCAGTTGGCGTTGGGAGCTGGCGCAGGACCTGATGTTCATGTCCGAAGAATATGCCCGTATTCTCGGCTTGCCCGAGAAGCAGAAAATGATTTCTATGGCCGAGTTTCTTACCTTCGTTCATCCGGACGACTATGCGCGAGTCAGCACCGCCGTCACCGACGGAGTGAGAGACGGGCTGCCCCTGCGGGCCGAGTTTCGCATCATGAGCGCGGATGGCGTTTGCCGCTACATATTGGGCATAGGTAACCCGGTCGGCGTGGGCACCGAGGTCTATGAATACTACGGCACCATCACCGACATCACCGCCCAGCGGCAGACGGAGGACGCCGTCAGGGTCGCCCAGGCCGAGCTGGCACGCGTTTCCCGTGCGACCACCGTCGGCCAGTTGACCTCGTCCATTGCGCACGAAATCAATCAACCCTTGATGTCGATTGTCTCGAACGCCGGAGCAAGCCTGCGCTGGCTGAACCATGATCCTGTCCGGCATGACAATATTCGTACCGGGTTGGAGGAGATCATCGCAGAGGGCCAACGCGCAGGCGAAATCATTCGCAGCCTGCAAACCCTGACGCGCAAGCAGGAGCCGGTCTTTTCACGTATCGATCTGCACTATCTTGTCCGCCATATCATGACCCTGTCGCGCAGCGAAATCGAGCAGCGCCGCGTGGCGGTGGAGTATGAACTGAAGGCCGCCGACAGTTTCATCTTTGGCGACAGCGTACAAATTCAGCAGGTATTGATTAACCTGGTGATGAACGCGATCGAGGCGCTGTCTGAGGTGAGCGATCGTGCGCGAACGCTGAGGATAACCACGTTGAACCCAGATGACGGCAGGGTTGAGCTACGCATAATGGACAACGGAATCGGGCTGGATCCTGACGTAATGGGACGGGTTTTTGATTCTTTCTACACCACAAAAGCACAGGGAATGGGGATGGGGTTGACCATCAGCCTCGCCATTATTGAACGCCATCGGGGCGTGCTGAAAGCGCAGGCGGTAGAACCCTACGGCAGTTGCTTCTGTTTTGTGGTGCCGACTGCCGGCCATGAAGGTGCGATAAAGCCGCAATGA
- a CDS encoding DUF1427 family protein translates to MSAGLISLSAGILIGLLYGLLKVRSPAPPALALVGLLGMLAGESLMGQVLQPEQTANTRLCQTPPGTAASSTVTCPAKGD, encoded by the coding sequence ATGAGCGCAGGATTAATTTCCCTTTCCGCCGGCATCCTTATTGGCCTGCTCTATGGGCTGCTTAAGGTTCGCTCGCCGGCTCCCCCGGCGCTGGCGCTGGTGGGGTTACTGGGAATGCTGGCCGGCGAAAGCCTGATGGGACAGGTGCTGCAGCCTGAGCAGACCGCCAATACCCGGCTTTGTCAGACGCCGCCCGGCACAGCGGCCTCTTCCACTGTAACCTGCCCTGCGAAAGGAGACTGA